AAAGATAATCTTTTTCATCGACCAATCAATATCAGGATCAAGTTCGGGTTCAGATTTGGATTCAGATTCTTCAATTGGTGCAGTATGTTCCATATCTAGTGAAGTAATGTCTTCATTTGATGCAaccaattcatcatcatcatcaacttcttctttaTCCTCTTGCGGTTTTTGATAGTAAATTTCTTCTTGTATGTCATAAGTTTGAACCATGACTCCATCTTTGATTTCATCTTGACTACCAATTATCTCGCAATACATTTTCCGTATCAACTGATTACGAAACTCTTTAAACTTCGCATGAGTGTATAATCTTTGAATTTGTTTCTCCACATTATACGAAGTTGAGGTTGGAATAATTGTTGAAAACGATCTAGCATCTGCTTTAAGCTCCTTTTCCATTTTGTATCCCAGTGCATTATCAAATTTTTCAACGAATTGCTTCAAAGACGTTCTTGAATGAACATACCCGTCAAAAAATGCATTCATACTCTCGGATCGTTGTGTAGTCGACATCCCATCCCAAAAAGTGGTCTTCACAAAACAAGGCACCCATCGATGTTTCTCCTCGTATAATTTATTCAACCATTTATTATGTTTCAAGCTCTCATAATTTTGCAACATGTCACTCCAGTGTTGTTCAAATTCAGCTGGACATTGTGTATCATAAACAACTTTTTTCATCCTACATTTAAtccttaagtaatttttatacCTCCTCAACTTTTCAGGTATTTTTTTTCATGATGTGCCATAAACACCAACGATGTTTGGTATCCTTGAAAACTTTCTCAACTGCCCATTTCATCGCACTACATTG
The sequence above is a segment of the Papaver somniferum cultivar HN1 unplaced genomic scaffold, ASM357369v1 unplaced-scaffold_125, whole genome shotgun sequence genome. Coding sequences within it:
- the LOC113331398 gene encoding protein FAR1-RELATED SEQUENCE 6-like is translated as MKKVVYDTQCPAEFEQHWSDMLQNYESLKHNKWLNKLYEEKHRWVPCFVKTTFWDGMSTTQRSESMNAFFDGYVHSRTSLKQFVEKFDNALGYKMEKELKADARSFSTIIPTSTSYNVEKQIQRLYTHAKFKEFRNQLIRKMYCEIIGSQDEIKDGVMVQTYDIQEEIYYQKPQEDKEEVDDDDELVASNEDITSLDMEHTAPIEESESKSEPELDPDIDWSMKKIIFKIWFQKNECKVECSCHRFVFRGILCTHAICVLLRNDVLLIPDNYILRRWRKDVKLLHTKVPINSDSWHLTPAEKRYKKLCDYFAELADVASKDSDKCSNIKKWIREQLRETVEKGSGIEAEINNSGQENEAIKVSNPPQANTKGRPCTNRLKPKQYKRKAKKENVNTNEQIPSQQSLVSNIQPSKKRKTSSKKENITTTKEILTQQNTEGAFQSLGGAEINNLNRG